A genomic segment from Candidatus Saganbacteria bacterium encodes:
- a CDS encoding nucleotidyl transferase AbiEii/AbiGii toxin family protein: protein MEILNPLQKELLDNFGLAPDSHLFYLTGGTALAAFYLRHRKSNDLDFFTAEENIIQPFSFSLEKELKERDFLIDRSRGLGSFVELAIKKGGKSTLIHLAQDSPFRFEPSKASNEFPKIKIDSLVDIASNKLLALFGRATLRDFIDVYFLVKEGYFTKEKLMGLSKEKDPGFDLYWLGVAFERINTFSANSADMLLLVKECEIGKLSEFFNSWRESISKDLLR from the coding sequence TTGGAAATTCTAAATCCATTACAAAAAGAGCTTTTAGATAATTTTGGCCTTGCTCCAGATAGCCATCTTTTTTATCTGACGGGGGGAACGGCTCTTGCGGCCTTTTATCTTAGGCACAGGAAAAGCAATGATCTTGATTTTTTTACAGCGGAAGAAAATATTATCCAGCCGTTTAGCTTTAGCCTTGAAAAAGAATTAAAGGAAAGGGATTTCCTCATTGACAGATCGCGGGGATTAGGCTCATTTGTCGAATTAGCAATCAAGAAAGGCGGCAAATCCACGCTGATCCACCTAGCACAGGACTCCCCTTTTCGTTTTGAGCCTTCCAAGGCATCAAATGAATTTCCAAAAATCAAAATAGACAGTTTGGTCGACATTGCCTCAAATAAGCTTTTGGCTTTATTTGGCAGGGCGACTTTGCGTGATTTTATAGATGTATATTTTCTTGTGAAAGAAGGCTATTTTACAAAAGAAAAACTAATGGGATTGTCGAAAGAAAAAGATCCGGGTTTTGATTTGTATTGGCTGGGGGTGGCATTCGAAAGAATTAATACATTTTCGGCTAATTCAGCCGATATGCTTTTGCTTGTCAAGGAATGTGAAATCGGAAAGCTGTCCGAATTCTTCAATTCTTGGAGAGAATCAATTTCAAAAGATTTGCTGCGATAA
- a CDS encoding DUF2156 domain-containing protein, which yields MIPKFPEFKQLELSDRTILTDKLKAMSPNICELALANLYIWMDFDRPQLTLLNDNICVLINPLNETPYFLEPIGRNKPIETIETCLQYTKYLSRVSEDFISLIPVDPYKTTCQRSQFDYIYKIDELAALAGKKYDGKRNHINKFKKHFPNYRYEQISLGIKDKALELFEKWFKAREESRYFPRLAHSAQRNALEKAFLYFNELNLLGGAIFSENELLGFIIGSELNKETISAHFQYVDPTFQGVAQAILNEACRKTFNGYKFVNLEQDLGIPGLRKAKLSYHPFKIEKKFKLELKP from the coding sequence ATGATCCCAAAATTCCCGGAATTCAAGCAGCTCGAACTTTCAGATAGAACGATCCTAACTGATAAGCTAAAAGCCATGAGCCCAAACATTTGCGAACTGGCCTTGGCAAATCTGTATATCTGGATGGATTTTGATCGCCCACAGCTCACATTATTAAACGACAATATCTGCGTTTTAATTAATCCGCTAAACGAAACACCCTATTTCTTGGAGCCTATTGGCCGCAACAAACCGATCGAGACGATCGAAACATGCCTTCAATACACAAAATATCTTTCGAGGGTTTCCGAAGATTTTATCTCGTTAATACCTGTCGATCCGTATAAGACGACCTGCCAAAGAAGCCAATTCGACTATATCTATAAAATCGACGAGCTAGCAGCACTTGCCGGCAAGAAATACGACGGCAAAAGGAACCATATAAACAAATTCAAGAAGCATTTTCCGAATTATCGATACGAACAGATCTCTCTCGGGATCAAAGACAAGGCTTTGGAACTATTCGAAAAATGGTTCAAAGCCCGGGAAGAATCTAGATATTTCCCGCGTCTAGCGCACTCCGCCCAAAGAAATGCTTTGGAAAAAGCTTTCCTTTATTTCAATGAGCTAAATCTATTGGGCGGGGCGATATTTTCAGAAAACGAACTTTTAGGCTTTATAATAGGGTCGGAATTGAACAAAGAAACGATTTCAGCCCATTTTCAATATGTAGACCCGACCTTCCAAGGAGTCGCGCAGGCAATCCTGAACGAAGCTTGCCGAAAGACATTTAATGGCTACAAATTCGTAAATCTTGAACAAGATCTGGGAATCCCGGGGCTTAGGAAGGCAAAGCTGTCTTATCACCCATTCAAAATCGAGAAGAAATTCAAACTAGAACTTAAGCCCTAA
- a CDS encoding GNAT family N-acetyltransferase: MAKVRKATPNDKETIDKILKELDIYFFAQEYNDFHIAEKDGAVAGVAKLTKYGDILFLSSVGAATGFQGQGIATELLNELFKNAQLPIYLYTVIPDFFKKFGFIETPPIPSLPKKNLLECNECFPGKCACMVRAPG; encoded by the coding sequence ATGGCCAAGGTCCGAAAAGCAACCCCAAACGACAAAGAAACTATTGATAAAATATTAAAAGAACTTGATATTTACTTTTTTGCACAGGAGTATAATGATTTTCATATCGCGGAAAAGGATGGCGCAGTTGCAGGCGTTGCGAAACTTACAAAATATGGCGATATTTTATTTTTAAGCTCGGTCGGCGCAGCAACCGGTTTTCAGGGCCAAGGCATTGCAACGGAACTTTTAAATGAATTATTTAAAAATGCACAGCTCCCGATCTATCTTTATACGGTAATACCTGACTTCTTCAAGAAATTCGGATTTATTGAAACACCCCCCATCCCCTCCCTTCCCAAAAAAAACCTTCTTGAGTGTAATGAATGTTTCCCCGGTAAATGCGCCTGCATGGTAAGGGCTCCCGGATGA
- a CDS encoding ZIP family metal transporter → MDIWVYSFASVIIVSLISLIGIFSLLLRKNLLEKILLFLVSFAVGGLFGDAFIHLLPEAYKGLGINLFASSLVLFGIIFFFVLEKFIRWRHCHVPTSENHPHPVVYMNLIGDGAHNLIDGMLIGASYLVSIPIGISTTIAVVLHEIPQEIGDFGVLVNGGLTVRKALFFNFLTALAAVVGVMISLIVGPFIKDYASFMLPITAGGFLYIAGSDLIPELHHENELRDSFWQLFSILLGVAIMGLLLLIN, encoded by the coding sequence GTGGATATTTGGGTTTATTCGTTTGCCAGCGTAATTATTGTAAGCTTGATCTCGCTTATCGGGATTTTTTCCCTCCTGCTTAGAAAAAATCTTCTTGAAAAAATACTGCTTTTCTTAGTAAGTTTTGCCGTCGGGGGATTGTTTGGCGATGCCTTTATTCATCTTCTGCCTGAAGCCTACAAAGGCCTTGGCATCAATCTTTTTGCATCCTCCCTTGTGCTCTTCGGGATAATTTTCTTTTTTGTTCTTGAAAAATTTATCAGGTGGAGACACTGCCATGTGCCTACTTCGGAGAATCATCCTCATCCGGTTGTCTATATGAATTTGATAGGGGACGGGGCGCATAATTTGATCGATGGTATGCTTATCGGCGCCAGTTATCTTGTAAGTATACCTATAGGTATCAGCACAACAATAGCGGTCGTCCTCCATGAAATTCCACAAGAGATAGGGGATTTTGGGGTTTTGGTCAATGGCGGGCTAACAGTCAGAAAAGCGTTGTTCTTTAATTTCCTCACCGCTCTAGCCGCTGTTGTTGGGGTTATGATTTCTTTAATTGTAGGGCCATTTATAAAAGATTATGCATCGTTTATGCTTCCTATAACTGCTGGAGGCTTCCTTTATATAGCAGGTTCCGATCTGATACCCGAACTTCACCATGAGAATGAACTTCGCGATTCGTTCTGGCAATTATTTTCCATATTGCTCGGTGTCGCTATAATGGGGCTACTGCTTCTTATCAATTAG
- a CDS encoding nitrous oxide-stimulated promoter family protein, with the protein MNLIVEKLAKPKERELKTLVLFVETFCSQKHAERAQNSQKLCDECDKLLKYGRAKLILCKYDPKPKCRECKTHCYAPSYREKIKEVMKFSGMFLVKRGRLDLLLHFI; encoded by the coding sequence ATGAATTTGATAGTGGAAAAGCTCGCAAAACCAAAAGAGAGAGAATTAAAAACCCTCGTGTTATTTGTTGAGACTTTCTGCTCTCAAAAGCATGCTGAAAGAGCGCAAAATAGCCAAAAGCTGTGCGATGAGTGCGATAAACTTTTGAAGTATGGAAGAGCGAAACTTATACTATGCAAATATGACCCAAAGCCTAAATGCCGGGAGTGCAAGACCCATTGTTATGCCCCAAGCTATCGCGAAAAAATAAAAGAAGTCATGAAGTTTTCGGGGATGTTCCTTGTAAAAAGGGGGAGGCTGGATCTTTTGCTTCATTTTATATGA
- a CDS encoding hemerythrin domain-containing protein produces MNKYLNTGIKEIITEYPKIGTILEEYNIGCGPCTLGTCLLKDVVGIHGLSPDQELELMYRIEKEIYPDRNIKKPNLDSSIKKQKPKEFTYSPPIQRLVDEHVLIKKWLALMPKVLEKADLSSEDFRLIIADGVAFIRNYADKFHHAKEEDVLFDYTDKNAEIVKIIFKDHDTARGYVKAAINALENNNKDALIQNLLSYKELLTEHIRKEDEVLYPFIDRGLSMNQIGEMFTRFNDAEEKIDKEVVNNCIKFVNEAERRIE; encoded by the coding sequence ATGAATAAATATCTTAATACCGGCATTAAAGAAATAATCACTGAATATCCAAAGATCGGGACGATCCTTGAAGAATACAATATCGGATGCGGTCCGTGCACATTGGGGACTTGCCTCTTAAAAGATGTGGTCGGGATACACGGCCTTTCGCCTGACCAGGAACTCGAGCTAATGTATCGCATCGAAAAAGAGATCTATCCCGATCGAAATATTAAAAAACCAAATCTTGATAGTTCAATAAAAAAACAGAAGCCAAAAGAGTTCACATATTCACCTCCGATACAAAGATTGGTCGATGAGCATGTATTGATCAAGAAATGGCTGGCATTAATGCCTAAAGTTTTAGAAAAAGCAGATCTTTCATCGGAGGATTTTCGTTTAATCATCGCCGATGGGGTTGCTTTTATTCGAAATTATGCCGATAAGTTCCATCATGCAAAAGAAGAGGATGTTCTGTTCGACTATACCGATAAAAACGCGGAGATCGTAAAGATCATTTTCAAGGATCACGATACAGCTCGCGGTTATGTTAAAGCGGCTATTAATGCGCTGGAAAATAATAATAAGGACGCCCTGATCCAAAATCTTTTATCTTATAAAGAGCTATTGACCGAGCATATAAGGAAAGAAGATGAAGTTCTCTACCCGTTTATCGATAGGGGGCTTTCAATGAATCAAATAGGCGAGATGTTTACAAGATTTAATGATGCAGAAGAAAAGATCGATAAGGAGGTTGTCAATAATTGTATAAAGTTTGTTAATGAAGCCGAGCGAAGGATCGAATAA
- a CDS encoding 4Fe-4S ferredoxin, producing MSGCPGSMVQDFTGRGESASDESGKRQSQLRQWPIQLHLVTPQAPYFNKADVLIAADCVAFSVGDFHKDFLKGKSLAIACPKLDEGQESYVEKITQLIDEANVNTLTVMIMQVPCCMGLVSLVKEGAAAVKRKVPIKYMVASLQGDIIKEEWL from the coding sequence ATGAGCGGATGTCCAGGTTCAATGGTACAGGATTTTACGGGTAGGGGAGAAAGCGCATCGGATGAGTCGGGTAAAAGGCAGTCTCAATTAAGGCAATGGCCGATACAATTGCATTTAGTTACGCCGCAAGCGCCATATTTTAATAAGGCTGACGTCTTGATCGCGGCCGATTGCGTGGCATTTTCCGTGGGTGATTTTCACAAAGATTTCCTAAAAGGAAAAAGTCTGGCTATCGCTTGCCCAAAACTTGATGAAGGACAAGAATCATATGTCGAAAAGATTACCCAATTAATTGATGAAGCGAATGTTAATACTCTAACAGTTATGATCATGCAGGTCCCATGCTGTATGGGGCTCGTTAGTTTAGTAAAAGAGGGCGCGGCTGCCGTCAAGAGAAAAGTCCCCATTAAATATATGGTAGCGAGCCTTCAAGGCGATATTATAAAAGAAGAGTGGTTGTGA
- a CDS encoding ferredoxin has protein sequence MSNVKVNDGCILCGVCESVCPEIFKMGDSTTEVIAGDFNKLEIQIREAAQSCPVSVIEVTD, from the coding sequence ATTTCAAATGTTAAAGTGAATGATGGCTGCATTCTTTGCGGTGTTTGCGAGTCGGTTTGTCCGGAAATTTTTAAAATGGGGGATTCTACGACCGAGGTAATAGCAGGCGATTTTAATAAATTGGAAATTCAAATACGTGAAGCGGCGCAAAGCTGTCCTGTTTCCGTCATAGAAGTTACGGATTAA
- a CDS encoding transcriptional repressor: MKEEALFLEYLKEHGFKKTKQRKLILEKFLEMKGHVCADELYRAAKKIMPGVGQSTVFRAVKLLKQAQIASEVNFTGLRRRFEPGVTKHHHDHLICEECGKALEVYDDRIEKLQDLLAKRHSFAPSRHRMEIFGLCKDCKK, encoded by the coding sequence ATGAAAGAAGAAGCGCTGTTTTTAGAATATTTAAAAGAACATGGTTTTAAAAAGACCAAGCAGAGAAAACTTATCCTGGAAAAATTTCTTGAGATGAAAGGGCATGTTTGTGCCGACGAATTGTATCGAGCGGCGAAAAAAATAATGCCCGGGGTGGGACAGAGCACTGTTTTTAGGGCTGTCAAACTTTTGAAGCAAGCTCAAATCGCATCAGAGGTTAATTTTACCGGGTTGCGGCGAAGATTTGAGCCTGGAGTCACAAAACACCATCACGATCATTTGATCTGTGAAGAGTGCGGCAAGGCGCTGGAAGTCTACGACGATAGGATAGAGAAACTTCAAGACCTTTTGGCCAAGCGCCACTCTTTTGCGCCATCTAGGCATAGAATGGAAATATTTGGGCTGTGTAAGGATTGTAAAAAATAA
- a CDS encoding transporter produces MKKIVLMGLILILGIGSRSLAYRPFGTEDAGVAGKRVIQAELSYDYLKWKDGSLEGSFMLTPIYGITENLEISCEIPYFQHNLQLAAAKTGIGDINLVAKYLFVQDESSSLALAVKSVVKLDNGDFNAGHGSGGKDYSLFAVCSKTLGRATIHSHLGYSIIGRAMNPNLRNISLFGLALDYSLTDPLHLALEINGNRHPDSTQPADPRNCLFGITYKASEKVIYDSALKIGLSDSSPVWDYTLGASITL; encoded by the coding sequence GTGAAGAAAATTGTCTTGATGGGATTAATATTGATTTTGGGAATAGGCAGCAGATCTCTTGCTTACCGGCCCTTTGGCACAGAAGACGCGGGAGTTGCGGGGAAAAGAGTTATTCAAGCGGAATTAAGTTATGATTATTTAAAATGGAAAGACGGCAGCCTTGAAGGATCTTTTATGCTCACTCCGATCTATGGCATAACCGAAAATTTGGAAATATCTTGCGAGATACCTTATTTTCAGCATAATTTGCAGTTAGCAGCGGCCAAGACTGGAATTGGGGATATTAATTTGGTCGCAAAGTATTTGTTTGTGCAGGATGAGAGTTCGAGCCTTGCCCTTGCCGTAAAAAGTGTCGTAAAACTGGATAATGGCGATTTTAATGCCGGCCACGGCAGCGGCGGCAAAGATTATAGCTTGTTTGCCGTTTGTTCAAAAACTTTGGGGAGGGCAACTATCCATTCCCATTTGGGATATTCGATTATCGGGCGCGCAATGAATCCAAATTTACGGAATATTTCTCTTTTTGGTTTGGCCCTTGATTATTCGTTAACCGATCCTTTGCATTTGGCTTTAGAAATAAATGGGAATAGGCATCCGGACAGCACACAGCCGGCCGATCCAAGAAATTGTCTTTTCGGGATAACCTACAAGGCTTCAGAAAAGGTGATCTATGATTCTGCGCTAAAGATCGGCCTCTCGGATTCAAGCCCTGTTTGGGATTATACACTTGGAGCTTCGATCACTTTGTGA
- a CDS encoding ferrous iron transporter B: MPAGRQVKIDLTGLKKIALVGNPNVGKSVVFSHLTGVYVTVSNYPGTTVEITRGSGVIDGKKISIIDTPGMNSLIPSSEDEKVSRELLEDEHPDLVVQIADAKNLKRTLLLTYELKAMGFPMILVLNMMDEAEQRRIDIDVKKLEAVLDTKIIKTVATDGVGIWELKDAIKAKTAVKHDYKIDWLPSSHKDVKDRHNEVVKVYDLSVKKMPHKILFLERIGDLTMRPLTGIPILFLVLWLMYQVVGVWAAGDGVGFMEKIVFGKFVNPISIKVITAIIPIKIIQEFLVGEYGIITMALSYAIAIILPILSAFFLFFSLLEDSGYLPRLSILLNKSFRTIGLSGKAVIPMVLGLGCDTMATMTTRTLETTKERVIATLLLALAVPCSAQLGVILGLIGGLSAKATMIWAGVVILIFFLVGYLSARVVPGKSSDFIMEIPPIRMPKLKNIFVKTLARIEWYLTEAVPLFIAGTAALFVLDKTHALKAIENFASPLVVNFMGLPAKATEAFLIGFFRRDYGAAGLYALSRAHELDPIQTVVSLVTITLFVPCLAQFLVMVKERGLKTALWIVAFIFPFAFLVGGILNFILRYYKVAL, from the coding sequence ATGCCTGCCGGCAGGCAGGTAAAAATAGACCTCACCGGGTTAAAAAAGATCGCGCTCGTCGGCAATCCAAATGTCGGGAAAAGTGTTGTGTTTTCTCATCTTACCGGCGTATATGTTACGGTATCAAATTATCCCGGAACTACGGTCGAGATAACGCGAGGATCCGGCGTGATCGATGGAAAGAAGATCTCAATCATCGATACTCCCGGCATGAACAGTCTTATCCCTTCATCCGAGGACGAAAAGGTGTCAAGGGAGCTTCTGGAAGATGAACACCCGGACCTTGTAGTGCAAATTGCCGACGCAAAAAATCTAAAGCGCACTCTTCTTCTAACCTACGAATTAAAAGCCATGGGTTTTCCGATGATATTGGTTTTAAATATGATGGATGAAGCTGAACAGAGGCGCATCGATATCGATGTGAAAAAACTGGAAGCGGTCCTTGATACAAAGATCATTAAAACCGTTGCGACGGACGGAGTAGGGATATGGGAACTTAAAGACGCGATAAAAGCAAAAACAGCGGTCAAACACGATTATAAAATAGATTGGTTGCCGTCAAGCCATAAGGACGTAAAAGACCGCCACAATGAAGTTGTTAAAGTCTACGATCTTTCGGTTAAAAAAATGCCCCATAAGATACTATTCCTCGAGAGAATAGGCGATCTTACAATGAGGCCGTTAACCGGCATTCCGATCCTGTTTCTTGTCCTATGGCTTATGTATCAGGTTGTGGGAGTCTGGGCGGCGGGGGACGGAGTAGGCTTTATGGAAAAGATTGTTTTTGGGAAATTCGTTAATCCAATCTCTATAAAAGTAATAACTGCAATTATTCCAATAAAGATCATTCAGGAATTTTTGGTTGGTGAATACGGGATTATTACAATGGCCCTAAGCTATGCTATTGCGATCATACTTCCCATCTTATCCGCTTTCTTTTTATTCTTTTCATTGCTGGAAGATTCCGGATATTTGCCCAGGCTTTCAATATTATTAAATAAATCTTTCAGGACTATAGGGCTTTCTGGCAAGGCTGTGATCCCAATGGTTTTGGGCCTTGGCTGTGATACGATGGCTACAATGACAACGCGCACACTTGAAACCACAAAAGAAAGGGTCATTGCGACCCTGCTTTTGGCGCTCGCTGTCCCATGTTCGGCCCAGCTTGGCGTTATTTTGGGGCTTATTGGAGGCCTTTCCGCTAAAGCTACAATGATCTGGGCTGGTGTTGTGATCCTGATATTCTTTTTGGTGGGGTATCTCTCGGCGCGTGTAGTCCCCGGCAAATCATCGGATTTTATTATGGAGATCCCGCCGATCAGGATGCCAAAGTTGAAAAATATCTTTGTCAAAACTTTGGCCCGTATCGAATGGTATTTGACGGAAGCTGTCCCACTGTTTATAGCGGGAACAGCCGCTTTATTTGTTTTGGATAAGACGCATGCCCTAAAAGCGATAGAAAACTTTGCAAGTCCGCTCGTTGTGAATTTTATGGGGCTTCCCGCTAAAGCGACCGAAGCGTTTTTGATCGGTTTTTTCAGGCGGGACTATGGGGCGGCCGGGCTATATGCGCTCTCGCGAGCACATGAACTGGATCCCATCCAAACAGTCGTCAGTTTGGTCACGATCACTTTATTTGTCCCTTGTCTTGCGCAGTTTTTGGTTATGGTAAAAGAAAGAGGCTTAAAGACCGCGTTATGGATAGTCGCATTTATTTTCCCGTTCGCTTTTCTTGTCGGCGGGATATTGAATTTTATTTTGCGTTACTATAAAGTTGCGTTATGA
- a CDS encoding metal-dependent transcriptional regulator, whose amino-acid sequence MSTQDIDEVLEIIWMQRESGKSDLCVIKEEIETARLKDVIFDMKDDGLLKIENKKIAFTEIGEKKASELIRRHRLAERLLIDVMDASREGIEEPACQFEHMVSEEVTNAICTLLGHPRYCPHNLSIPVGKCCKVAEQQLESLLVPLDKIDVGEWAIVSYVLSHSNPRLHKLMSFGINPGIKIKVHQKSPTYVIQVEETQIALESDVVRDIYVRRT is encoded by the coding sequence ATGTCCACCCAAGATATAGATGAAGTATTGGAAATAATCTGGATGCAGAGAGAATCGGGCAAATCGGATCTCTGCGTCATCAAAGAAGAGATCGAAACCGCAAGGCTCAAAGATGTGATCTTCGACATGAAAGACGATGGATTGCTTAAGATCGAGAATAAAAAGATCGCCTTTACGGAGATTGGAGAGAAAAAAGCGTCGGAATTGATAAGACGCCATCGGCTGGCCGAGAGGCTTTTGATCGATGTTATGGATGCGTCAAGAGAAGGAATAGAGGAACCCGCCTGCCAGTTCGAGCATATGGTGTCCGAGGAAGTAACAAATGCCATTTGCACACTGCTTGGGCATCCAAGATATTGTCCTCACAACTTATCGATACCTGTTGGAAAATGCTGCAAAGTTGCGGAACAACAATTGGAAAGCCTTCTTGTCCCATTAGATAAGATAGATGTCGGAGAGTGGGCGATTGTTTCATATGTATTGTCGCATTCAAATCCGCGCCTTCACAAATTAATGTCTTTTGGCATTAACCCCGGGATTAAAATAAAAGTGCATCAAAAGTCACCAACTTATGTAATTCAAGTTGAAGAAACACAAATTGCCCTCGAAAGCGATGTTGTACGCGATATCTATGTAAGGCGCACCTAG
- a CDS encoding ribonucleoside triphosphate reductase, translating to MQKFLESIKKRNGKIVPFSEKKIEEAISKALAVVGDESLLLAKKVAEKVLHSLKKKFGFNIPTVEQVQDIVEAELISEGLADCAKAYILYRNKRSEFRESQAFIRKIDGLVQGYVSQSDWRVAENSNASYSLSGLQAHISGAVIAEYTLKYIYPAEIGQAHRNGDFHIHDLGLGTFAGYCAGWSLRQLLEIGFNGVHGRVSASPAKHFNSALGQIVNFLGTMQNEWAGAQAFSSFDTYLAPLAAKDGLNYKEIKQAIQEFVFAINATSRWGNQVPFTNITLDWTVPEDMKDQPVLYGGQYLQDETYSNFQEQMDMINKAFIEVMIKGDINGRIFTFPIPTYNITTDFNWDSENANLLFEMTAKYGIPYFQNFINSSLKPSDVRSMCCRLQLDMRELKSKTGGLFGSGEKTGSIGVVTVNLPRLGFLSKTEEEFFDRAETLLYLAKESLEIKRKEVNKNMEEGLLPWSKRYLGTLKFHFSTIGIVGMHECCLNFLGKGVDTPAGKAFAHKVMDFFRAKIMGFQVETGHIFNLEATPAEGTAYRLARIDKRTHPEIITSGTPDIPYYTNSSQLPVGYTDDIFEALEHQDELQTKYTGGTVLHGFIGERIDSPEACKKLVKKIAYKFRLPYFTITPTFSVCPVHGYIRGEHFCCPHLNEEGVKQDERPREKVLVAN from the coding sequence ATGCAAAAGTTCCTGGAATCAATTAAAAAGCGAAACGGCAAGATAGTCCCATTTTCCGAAAAGAAGATAGAAGAGGCCATTTCTAAAGCATTGGCTGTGGTGGGCGATGAAAGTTTACTCCTTGCAAAAAAAGTTGCGGAGAAAGTCCTCCACTCATTGAAAAAGAAATTTGGCTTCAATATTCCGACCGTTGAACAGGTCCAAGATATTGTTGAAGCCGAACTTATATCCGAAGGGCTGGCCGATTGCGCTAAAGCTTATATCCTTTATCGCAATAAAAGGTCTGAATTCCGCGAATCACAGGCGTTTATAAGGAAGATCGACGGCCTGGTACAGGGATATGTTTCGCAATCAGACTGGCGAGTTGCAGAAAACAGCAACGCTTCATATTCATTGTCAGGGCTTCAGGCCCATATTTCGGGGGCAGTTATTGCCGAATACACGCTCAAGTACATATATCCAGCGGAGATCGGACAGGCCCACAGGAATGGCGATTTTCATATCCATGACCTGGGACTTGGCACATTTGCGGGATATTGCGCCGGATGGTCATTAAGGCAATTGTTGGAGATCGGATTTAACGGCGTCCATGGAAGAGTGTCGGCAAGCCCTGCAAAGCACTTCAATTCTGCATTAGGGCAGATAGTCAATTTCTTAGGAACAATGCAGAACGAATGGGCCGGGGCGCAAGCATTTTCATCGTTTGACACATATCTTGCGCCTTTAGCCGCAAAAGACGGCCTTAATTACAAAGAAATAAAACAAGCGATCCAGGAATTTGTTTTTGCGATCAATGCAACAAGCAGATGGGGAAACCAGGTCCCATTCACGAATATCACCCTCGACTGGACTGTGCCCGAAGATATGAAAGATCAGCCAGTATTATACGGAGGGCAATATCTTCAAGATGAAACATACTCCAATTTCCAAGAACAAATGGATATGATAAATAAAGCTTTCATAGAGGTCATGATCAAAGGGGATATTAACGGCAGGATATTCACTTTCCCTATCCCTACATATAATATAACCACCGATTTTAATTGGGATTCGGAGAATGCTAATTTACTTTTTGAAATGACGGCAAAGTATGGCATCCCATATTTCCAGAATTTCATCAACAGCAGCCTTAAGCCTTCGGATGTCCGCAGTATGTGCTGCAGGCTCCAACTCGATATGCGGGAATTAAAGAGCAAGACAGGCGGACTTTTCGGATCAGGCGAAAAGACAGGAAGCATAGGCGTTGTTACTGTCAACCTTCCGCGCCTTGGATTTTTATCCAAGACCGAAGAAGAATTCTTTGATCGCGCAGAAACTCTTCTTTATCTTGCAAAGGAATCACTGGAGATCAAGCGCAAAGAAGTCAACAAAAATATGGAAGAAGGATTGCTCCCATGGTCTAAGAGGTATCTTGGGACCCTTAAGTTCCATTTTTCGACAATAGGCATAGTCGGTATGCACGAATGCTGCCTAAATTTTTTAGGAAAAGGCGTTGATACCCCCGCCGGCAAAGCGTTTGCGCACAAAGTGATGGATTTCTTCAGGGCAAAGATTATGGGATTCCAGGTTGAAACCGGGCATATATTCAATCTTGAAGCAACCCCCGCTGAAGGCACGGCTTACCGCTTGGCTAGGATAGATAAAAGGACACACCCGGAAATTATTACATCCGGGACGCCAGATATCCCGTATTATACCAACTCTTCCCAGCTTCCGGTCGGATATACCGACGATATATTTGAAGCGCTTGAGCACCAGGACGAGCTTCAGACAAAATACACAGGAGGAACGGTGCTTCACGGGTTTATCGGTGAGCGCATCGATTCGCCCGAAGCCTGCAAGAAGCTTGTCAAAAAGATAGCTTATAAGTTCAGGCTTCCGTATTTTACTATTACGCCGACATTCAGCGTATGCCCCGTCCATGGATATATAAGAGGGGAGCATTTCTGCTGCCCACATTTAAACGAAGAGGGGGTGAAACAAGATGAAAGACCAAGAGAAAAAGTGCTCGTTGCCAACTGA